In Polynucleobacter sp. es-EL-1, the following are encoded in one genomic region:
- a CDS encoding sulfurtransferase gives MKKIQIGLLVLLSSLIGLVQAVTLPGPVVSSEWLAANKAEVQILEVRGDVASFKRAPEFELNKKTGKQVLVEVGGHINDSSLLDFKKVRADRMIDGKKIKYLIPEKADFEKLIQSVGINANKPIVLVPVGVDMSDIDEALRAYWQFKVYGEDNIAVLDGGMAGWLAEGREFTTAPVNKAPGNWVAKAERKELIANSNQVAKASETGDATLIDARQPVQFFGLSKRDYVGAYGHIAGAKDFAPELMAKPAKGALYFWDKNTYNSLLKANGINASAPAISYCNSGHLASGGWFIMSELVGNKSTSLYDGSLYLWTLEGRPLVGVSLN, from the coding sequence ATGAAAAAAATCCAAATTGGATTGCTGGTATTGCTTAGTAGCTTAATTGGCTTAGTTCAGGCAGTAACTTTGCCTGGTCCAGTAGTCAGTAGCGAGTGGCTTGCAGCGAATAAGGCAGAAGTTCAGATTCTAGAGGTCAGGGGAGATGTAGCAAGCTTTAAAAGAGCCCCTGAGTTTGAGCTGAATAAAAAAACTGGTAAGCAGGTATTAGTAGAAGTTGGCGGACATATCAACGACTCTTCTTTATTGGATTTTAAAAAGGTACGCGCTGATCGCATGATTGACGGTAAAAAAATCAAATACCTCATTCCAGAAAAGGCTGATTTTGAGAAGCTAATTCAATCCGTTGGCATTAACGCAAATAAACCGATTGTTTTGGTTCCTGTTGGCGTTGATATGTCTGACATCGATGAAGCCTTACGTGCTTATTGGCAATTCAAAGTCTATGGCGAAGATAATATTGCAGTCCTTGATGGTGGGATGGCTGGTTGGCTTGCGGAAGGTAGAGAGTTCACTACAGCGCCGGTCAATAAAGCGCCTGGTAACTGGGTTGCAAAGGCTGAGCGAAAAGAGTTGATTGCCAACTCTAACCAGGTCGCCAAGGCCTCCGAGACTGGTGATGCAACCTTAATTGATGCAAGGCAGCCGGTGCAGTTTTTTGGCTTAAGTAAGCGCGACTACGTTGGTGCTTATGGCCATATCGCCGGCGCAAAAGATTTTGCTCCAGAGTTAATGGCTAAGCCTGCAAAAGGCGCTTTGTATTTCTGGGACAAAAACACCTATAACAGCTTATTAAAAGCAAATGGCATTAACGCATCCGCACCTGCAATTAGTTATTGCAATAGTGGTCATTTGGCATCAGGCGGTTGGTTCATTATGTCCGAGCTCGTTGGCAATAAATCTACCTCACTCTACGATGGCTCTTTATATCTTTGGACACTAGAAGGTCGTCCGTTAGTGGGAGTTTCTTTGAATTAA
- a CDS encoding ABC transporter ATP-binding protein, with product MLKVKLSQISPMPIQVRLECAPGELHALVGPSGSGKTTVLRMIAGLREAQQGLIECDGVTWFKSEGSQGSKVSLTPAHRSCGFLFQQYALFPHLNAVDNIAIPIYNQLPNPEERRTFALQWLERMGIPELAQRMPSQLSGGQQQRVALARALARQPKVLLLDEPFSAIDTPTRRGLYKTLAELRRDLAIPILLVTHDLREADLLADKITVIDKGISLQTAHPQALFQRPRNSRVAELVGISNMFNGIFTAGHLTWHGCDHAFKVIDKGKIPPGAPVAWVIPQSGLSVHVDAGHSRIPATVKQISSIGQIAVLQLEILASSQVMNWEASIAELKRLNIQRDGQIFIELDSTQIHIMPLRPINDPRLFTDH from the coding sequence ATGCTTAAAGTCAAACTTTCGCAAATCTCGCCAATGCCTATCCAAGTGAGATTGGAGTGTGCGCCTGGGGAGCTTCATGCCTTAGTCGGCCCTTCTGGGAGTGGCAAAACAACGGTTTTACGCATGATTGCAGGATTGCGAGAAGCACAGCAGGGGCTAATAGAATGCGATGGGGTAACTTGGTTTAAAAGCGAAGGCTCGCAGGGGTCCAAGGTCTCCCTGACTCCCGCCCATAGGTCTTGTGGGTTCTTATTTCAGCAATATGCCCTCTTCCCCCACCTCAATGCAGTAGATAACATTGCCATCCCCATTTACAACCAGCTACCCAACCCAGAAGAGCGCAGAACATTTGCTTTGCAATGGTTGGAACGTATGGGCATTCCAGAATTGGCGCAGCGGATGCCAAGTCAACTATCTGGCGGACAACAACAACGTGTCGCACTAGCCAGAGCGTTGGCACGTCAGCCCAAAGTCCTACTTTTGGATGAACCTTTTTCTGCAATCGATACCCCGACTAGGCGAGGACTATACAAAACGCTTGCTGAACTGCGTAGAGACTTAGCTATTCCGATTTTGTTAGTAACGCATGACTTGCGCGAAGCTGATTTATTGGCAGACAAAATTACGGTGATTGATAAAGGTATCAGCCTACAAACCGCTCATCCCCAAGCCCTATTTCAGCGCCCCAGAAATTCTCGGGTTGCGGAGCTAGTCGGCATTAGCAATATGTTTAATGGGATATTTACAGCGGGTCACCTCACCTGGCATGGTTGTGATCATGCATTTAAGGTAATTGATAAAGGAAAGATTCCCCCAGGTGCACCAGTAGCTTGGGTAATTCCGCAAAGTGGTTTAAGTGTCCACGTCGACGCGGGCCATTCACGAATTCCTGCCACCGTAAAACAAATTAGCAGCATCGGACAAATTGCAGTGTTGCAATTAGAAATACTCGCTAGCTCTCAAGTGATGAATTGGGAGGCTTCGATAGCAGAGCTCAAGCGCCTCAATATTCAACGAGATGGTCAAATTTTTATTGAATTAGATTCGACCCAAATTCACATCATGCCATTAAGACCGATAAACGATCCTAGATTATTTACCGATCATTAA
- a CDS encoding DUF2892 domain-containing protein has product MKTNVGGIDRILRIVVGLVLIALAATGTVGVWGWIGIVPLATGLFRFCPAYPILGINTCGKCSK; this is encoded by the coding sequence ATGAAAACCAATGTTGGCGGTATTGATCGCATTCTCCGTATTGTTGTTGGCCTGGTATTAATTGCTTTAGCAGCCACTGGTACTGTTGGCGTATGGGGCTGGATTGGCATTGTGCCTTTAGCAACTGGATTGTTCAGATTCTGCCCAGCTTATCCAATCTTGGGTATCAATACTTGCGGGAAATGTAGCAAGTAA